From Corvus moneduloides isolate bCorMon1 chromosome 4, bCorMon1.pri, whole genome shotgun sequence, one genomic window encodes:
- the LTA4H gene encoding LOW QUALITY PROTEIN: leukotriene A-4 hydrolase (The sequence of the model RefSeq protein was modified relative to this genomic sequence to represent the inferred CDS: deleted 2 bases in 2 codons) produces the protein MADPSSFASPACCLTRHFYLRCRADFGARALRGTVALTARAEREALRCLVLDTRDVQVFKVTVNGQEAQFAFGEKHSFKGTPLEITFPNELRRGQEAIVEISFESSPQSSALQWFTPEQTSGKKHPFLFSQCQATHCRAIFPCQDTPAVKLTYYAEISVPKELVALMSANRDGEAPDPEDSTRKIYRFSQNVPIPCYLFALVVGALESRKIGPRTLVWAEKELVDKSAYEFSEAEAMLKTAEDLAGPYVWGQYDLLVLPPSFPYGGMENPCLTFVTPTLLAGDRSLSNVIAHEISHSWTGNLVTNKTWEHFWLNEGHTVYLERRIGGRLFGEQFRHFQALGGWRELQNTINTLGDKNPVTNLVINLDEVDPDVAYSSVPYEKGFALLFYLEQLLGGPDVFIGFLKAYVQQFAYKSIVTEDWKNFLYSYFKDKVDVLDKVDWNSWFHAPGMPPVKPTYDMTLSNACVALSQRWIQAKESDLGSFGSADLKGMSSHQLIEFLALLLLEAPLPLSHVQRMQEVYDFNAINNSEIRFRWLRLCIRSKWEEAIPLALKMATDQGRMKFTRPLFRDLYSFDKSQDLAVKTFLEHRASMHPVTSMLVGKDLKQDQ, from the exons ATGGCGGACCCGAGCTCGTTCGCGTCTCCCGCGTGCTGTCTCACGCGGCACTTCTACCTGCGCTGCCGCGCGGACTTCGGCGCGCGGGCGCTGCGGGGCACAGTCGCCCTCACCGCGCGCGCGGAGCGCGAGGCGCTGCGCTGCCTG GTCCTGGATACAAGAGATGTACAGGTATTTAAAGTGACTGTAAATGGACAAGAGGCACAATTTGCTTTTGGAGAAAAGCACAGTTTCAAGGGGACC CCCCTAGAAATCACGTTTCCTAACGAACTAAGAAG GGGACAAGAAGCAATTGTTGAAATCTCTTTTGAAAGCTCTCCACAGTCTTCAGCTCTCCAGTGGTTTACTCCGGAACAAACTTCTGGAAAGAAACACCCATTTCTCTTCAGCCAGTGCCAG GCTACCCACTGCAGAGCCATTTTCCCATGCCAAGACACACCTGCTGTGAAACTAACCTACTATGCAGAG ATATCCGTCCCAAAGGAGCTGGTGGCTCTGATGAGCGCTAATCGCGATGGAGAGGCGCCCGATCCAGAGGACAGCACTCGG AAGATTTACCGTTTCAGCCAGAAC GTTCCCATACCTTGCTACTTGTTTGCTTTAGTGGTTGGAGCTTTAGAAAGTAG AAAGATTGGCCCAAGGACACTGGTGTGGGCTGAAAAGGAGCTAGTAGATAAATCAGCCTATGAATTTTCTGAG GCTGAAGCTAtgctgaaaacagcagaagattTGGCAGGACCTTACGTGTGGGGACAGTACGATTTGTTAGTCTTACCACCTTCTTTTCCTTATGGTGGTATGGAAAATCCTTGTCTTACTTTTGTAACTCCAACACTACTG gCGGGTGATCGATCTCTATCAAAT gTTATTGCTCATGAAATTTCTCATAGCTGGACAGGAAACTTGGTAACCAACAAAACATGGGAGCATTTTTG GCTGAATGAGGGTCATACTGTATACCTGGAACGCAGGATTGGTGGTCGGTTGTTTGGTGAGCAGTTCAGGCACTTTCAGGCCCTAGGAGGTTGGCGAGAGCTGCAGAATACG ATAAATACTCTTGGAGATAAAAATCCTGTAACTAACCTCGTCATTAATCTGGATGAAGTAGATCCTGATGTTGCCTATTCATCTGTGCCATATGAGAaaggctttgctttgcttttttaccTTGAACAACTCCTTGGAGGACCAG ATGTCTTCATTGGCTTCTTGAAGGCTTATGTTCAGCAGTTTGCTTATAAGAGCATTGTAACAGAGGACTGGAAGAATTTCTTGTACTCCTACTTCAAGGATAAG GTAGATGTTCTTGACAAAGTTGACTGGAACTCATGGTTTCATGCTCCAGGAATGCCACCGGTGAAGCCTAC GTATGATATGACACTATCAAATGCTTGTGTTGCCTTGAGCCAAAGATGGATCCAA GCAAAAGAAAGTGATTTGGGCTCATTCGGCTCAGCAGACCTGAAGGGAATGTCATCTCATCAGTTAATTGAGTTCCTGGCACTGTTGCTTCTGGAG gcaCCTCTTCCATTGTCACATGTCCAACGCATGCAGGAAGTATATGATTTCAATGCTATAAACAACTCTGAAATAAGATTCAG ATGGCTGCGACTGTGTATCAGGTCCAAGTGGGAAGAAGCTATTCCTCTGGCTCTAAAAATGGCAACAGATCAGGGCAGGATGAAGTTTACTCGACCACTGTTCAG GGACCTTTACAGTTTTGACAAGAGTCAGGATCTGGCTGTCAAGACATTTTTGGAGCATAGAGCCTCTATGCACCCTGTCACTTCAATGCTTGTGGGCAAAGACTTGAAGCAGGACCAGTGA